ATTTAGGCAAAGTGGTTCACAACTCACGTGAGCTCGGCATTTACAATACCGTCGAAACCTTGTCATTGTGTAACGACTACACTGGTGCTTCTGAAATTTGTACCTTGTTTTTAAGTGAGTCGCACCGCAAGAACAATAACGGCCGTTTCCTATCACGCTTCCGCTTCTTGTTTATGGCAGAGCACAGCGAACGCTTCTCTGACACGGTAATTGCCGAAATGCGCGGCGTGTCTGACGATGATGGCCGCTCACCATTTTGGGCATGGTTAGAAGAACACTTCTTCTCGATGGATTTTCCAACCGCAGATTATCTAACGGGTATTGGCAAGAAAGTTTTTATTGCTGAGTTAATGCCGAAGTACCCAATTTACGTCAACCTACTGAGCAAAGACGCTCAGCAAGTGATCAATAAGGTACATGACAAAACTGTTCCAGCGTTACGCTTACTGGAAGCTGAAGGTTTTGCTCGTCGTGGCTACGTTGACATCTTTGATGCCGGCCCAACGGTTGAAGCGACCAAAGGTAGCATTCGAACCGTTAACGAAAGCCGAAAGTATCAAGTGATCTTTGGCGATGTTGATGAAACCACGAACTACATTATCTGTAATACCAAGGTGAAAGATTTTCGTGCCACACAAGCGCATGCTTCGGTTAGAGAAACGGCTAATCAAGTGGTGATAAACCACGCGGTTGCTGATGCCTTAAATATCGGTGAAGGCGACTGGGTACGTATCGTCGCTAACTAAGCTTATTGCTTTATGGTCGCTCTGCTTACGACATTGCAGAGTGATACCGACAGCAAGAACATAGAGAAATACATATGACGCAAGCAATTCAATTTATCAATGGTCAATGGCAAGCTGGCCAAGGCCATGAAGTTACCTCGCTTAACCCTGCAAAAAATGAAGTCATTTGGCAAGGTAACACAGCTACTGCAACGCAAGTAGATGAAGCGATTAAAACCGCTCGCACAGCATTTACTAGCTGGTCAATGCGAAGCTTAGAAGACCGTATCGCGGTAATTGAAGCGTACGGCAAGCAGTTAGAAGAAAACAAAGAAGCAATGGCGCGTACTATTGCTGAAGAAACTGGTAAGCCATTGTGGGAAACTCGCACAGAAGCGGC
This Thalassotalea euphylliae DNA region includes the following protein-coding sequences:
- the astA gene encoding arginine N-succinyltransferase, producing the protein MIIIRPIQTSDYDALHRIAVESGHGFTSLPVNEELLTNRINHSVSSFDSQVTQPGNEGYLFVMEDTETGQVVGTSGIEAAVGLEDAFYHYHLGKVVHNSRELGIYNTVETLSLCNDYTGASEICTLFLSESHRKNNNGRFLSRFRFLFMAEHSERFSDTVIAEMRGVSDDDGRSPFWAWLEEHFFSMDFPTADYLTGIGKKVFIAELMPKYPIYVNLLSKDAQQVINKVHDKTVPALRLLEAEGFARRGYVDIFDAGPTVEATKGSIRTVNESRKYQVIFGDVDETTNYIICNTKVKDFRATQAHASVRETANQVVINHAVADALNIGEGDWVRIVAN